A window of the Desulforapulum autotrophicum HRM2 genome harbors these coding sequences:
- a CDS encoding bifunctional acetate--CoA ligase family protein/GNAT family N-acetyltransferase: MGTLNLHRMFNAASIAVIGASERKGSVGESIMKNLVEKGYKGNIYPVNPNHKTIMGITAFPNVGAINRETDLAVVATPIAMAPEIVADCAKASIAGCVVISAGGKETGAPGVAIERSILDAAKPSGIRVIGPNCLGIINTAVNLNASFAHQLPLPGRIAFLSQSGAVCTSVLDLAMREKVGFSHFVSLGSMADVDFADMIDYLGTIKEVDSIVMYVENITNIRNFMSAARSVSRIKPIIALKSGRSAAGARAAASHTGAMAGDDAIYDAAFRRAGILRVNDFEELFDCAEFLAKLQRPKGGRLAVVSNAGGPGVMAVDALERQGVEPALLSRETLSKLDAILPQGWSRQNPVDILGDTSPEQYMEAARICIEAEETDGLLLIFAPVGLFDATTLATPLAQFLKESTFPVFTAWMGGTNIDKARKIFNEAGVVTYDSPERGVRAFMNLYRYGNNLDMLNEIPIRRDRRLLIDRERAAGIIKAALAENNMEFTEVEAKDLLRAYGIPVNACLLAETADKAAELAGQMGSSVALKVCSRDLLHKSDVGGVKLNLMGEKEVRQGFQDIMASVVEYDPTAHILGVTVQPMAPAGDYELIFGAKKDASFGPVLLFGMGGVLTEVFRDTAIGLPPLNVALAKTLVSDTKISRVFEGFRNISAVNITLVEDILIRLGRLVTDFPEIDELDINPVLVSQGHLLAVDARVVIKPVDILSPMHLVISSYPWEQETEDTTVDGNRIRIRPIRPEDANLMIEHFNSLSPRSIYQRFFFPMKQLSRAQLIKMTQIDYDREVALIALMDTPQGERMTGVGRVISESNGRTAEFAVVVADQWQGKGLGASLLKRCLKIAKQKGLETVWGLVIAENVQMLKLGKKLGFKVKRISGSSEYELNINLANIE; this comes from the coding sequence ATGGGCACGCTTAATTTACATCGGATGTTTAATGCAGCGTCCATCGCCGTAATCGGTGCCAGTGAACGTAAGGGGAGTGTGGGCGAATCCATCATGAAAAACCTCGTGGAAAAGGGTTATAAAGGAAATATCTATCCTGTGAACCCAAACCATAAGACCATCATGGGGATTACTGCATTTCCCAACGTGGGTGCCATCAACCGGGAGACGGATCTTGCTGTGGTGGCAACCCCCATTGCAATGGCGCCCGAGATTGTTGCGGATTGCGCAAAGGCGTCCATTGCAGGGTGTGTCGTCATCTCGGCCGGGGGCAAGGAGACCGGAGCCCCAGGTGTGGCAATCGAGCGTTCAATCCTTGACGCTGCAAAGCCTTCGGGCATCCGGGTCATCGGCCCCAACTGTCTTGGCATTATCAACACCGCCGTCAACCTGAATGCCAGTTTTGCCCACCAGTTGCCCCTGCCGGGCAGGATCGCCTTTCTTTCCCAGAGCGGGGCCGTGTGCACCTCGGTGCTTGACCTTGCCATGCGGGAAAAGGTGGGCTTCAGCCATTTTGTAAGCCTTGGATCCATGGCGGATGTGGATTTTGCCGACATGATTGATTATCTTGGCACCATCAAGGAGGTGGACAGCATCGTGATGTACGTTGAGAACATCACGAATATCCGTAACTTCATGAGTGCAGCAAGGAGTGTTTCCAGAATTAAACCCATCATTGCCTTGAAATCGGGGCGGTCTGCAGCAGGCGCCAGGGCTGCAGCCTCCCACACCGGGGCCATGGCAGGCGATGATGCCATCTATGACGCTGCCTTCAGGCGGGCCGGCATCCTCAGGGTGAACGATTTTGAGGAATTATTTGACTGTGCAGAATTTCTGGCCAAACTGCAGCGGCCTAAAGGTGGTCGGCTTGCCGTTGTGAGCAATGCAGGCGGACCCGGGGTCATGGCCGTGGATGCCTTAGAGCGCCAAGGGGTTGAACCGGCCCTGTTGAGCCGGGAAACCTTGTCCAAGCTTGACGCCATCCTTCCCCAGGGCTGGAGTCGCCAGAATCCCGTGGATATCCTTGGCGATACCTCACCGGAACAATACATGGAAGCGGCAAGAATTTGCATTGAGGCTGAAGAGACCGATGGGTTGCTTTTGATCTTTGCACCCGTGGGTTTGTTTGATGCCACCACCCTGGCGACTCCCCTGGCACAGTTTTTAAAGGAGAGTACTTTTCCTGTTTTCACCGCATGGATGGGTGGGACCAACATTGACAAGGCCAGGAAAATCTTCAACGAGGCAGGTGTTGTCACCTATGACTCGCCGGAAAGGGGGGTAAGGGCCTTTATGAACCTTTACCGGTATGGGAATAATCTGGATATGCTCAACGAGATTCCCATCCGCAGGGACCGCCGGCTTCTCATCGACCGGGAACGGGCCGCAGGCATCATCAAGGCCGCCCTTGCAGAAAATAACATGGAATTTACCGAGGTAGAGGCCAAGGATCTTCTCAGGGCCTACGGCATTCCCGTCAACGCCTGCCTGCTTGCCGAAACAGCGGATAAAGCCGCTGAACTTGCCGGACAAATGGGCTCTTCCGTGGCCCTTAAGGTTTGTTCCAGGGATCTGCTCCACAAATCTGACGTTGGTGGCGTAAAGCTTAATCTGATGGGTGAAAAAGAGGTACGCCAGGGGTTCCAGGACATCATGGCATCGGTGGTTGAGTATGACCCCACGGCCCATATCCTTGGGGTAACGGTACAACCCATGGCACCTGCCGGTGACTATGAACTCATTTTCGGGGCAAAAAAAGACGCTTCATTTGGCCCGGTGCTTTTGTTTGGCATGGGCGGCGTACTTACCGAGGTGTTCAGGGATACGGCCATTGGGTTGCCCCCGCTGAATGTCGCCCTTGCAAAGACCCTTGTCTCTGATACGAAAATTTCCCGGGTGTTTGAGGGCTTCCGCAATATAAGTGCTGTAAATATAACCCTGGTGGAAGATATCCTGATTCGCCTGGGGCGGCTGGTCACCGATTTTCCCGAGATTGACGAACTGGACATCAACCCGGTTCTGGTGAGCCAGGGACATTTGCTGGCAGTGGATGCAAGGGTGGTGATAAAACCCGTCGACATTCTGTCACCCATGCACCTTGTAATTTCGTCCTATCCCTGGGAGCAGGAGACAGAGGACACGACTGTTGACGGAAATCGTATTCGCATTCGGCCCATCCGTCCTGAGGATGCCAATCTCATGATCGAACATTTCAATTCACTGTCCCCCAGGAGCATTTACCAGCGTTTCTTCTTTCCCATGAAGCAGCTGTCCAGGGCCCAGCTCATCAAGATGACCCAGATCGATTACGACCGGGAGGTGGCCCTGATTGCCCTCATGGATACCCCCCAGGGTGAGCGGATGACAGGGGTTGGCAGGGTTATTTCTGAATCCAACGGACGAACGGCTGAGTTTGCCGTGGTGGTTGCAGACCAGTGGCAGGGTAAGGGTCTCGGGGCGTCTCTTTTAAAGCGCTGCCTCAAAATTGCAAAGCAAAAAGGCCTTGAAACCGTTTGGGGTCTGGTCATTGCCGAGAACGTCCAGATGCTTAAGCTTGGCAAGAAACTTGGCTTTAAGGTGAAAAGGATTTCAGGATCTTCGGAATATGAGCTTAACATCAATCTGGCAAACATCGAGTAA
- a CDS encoding sigma-54-dependent transcriptional regulator yields the protein MDAHTLFIIDDEETIRDSLAFALESTYTLQTFETGQEALAVIPKNPPDLILLDIGLPDISGIEVLQQIKGTHPGIPVIMITAFEEITTVITAMKSGAYDYLVKPLHMDALEIVIANALETVSLKKEVKGLQEQLIQENLPCFIGESEVIQEMLTFVDTVAKSPDTPILILGETGTGKELIASAVHHRSPNFRSNFVTVNCAAIPRDLIESEIFGYERGAFSGANPNGKRGLIEDAHRGTLFLDEIGDLSLKAQAALLRFLETGEFYRIGGTRKHHVQARIVSATNKDLEQMIQAETFRRDLFFRIGVIKLEIPSLNERRSDILSLATFFLEQFNRKFSKKVTTFSEQALQAIMTHHWTGNVRELKNIMERGVLVAKGTTLTPGDLGFSEKPSNGSNADTMFAPLTTDGIDLPLLRQEMDKFYIKESLTLTNGNESQAAKLLNINHHTFRYHRKKCMDTDQGEDNNQGDGS from the coding sequence ATGGATGCCCATACCCTGTTTATCATAGACGATGAAGAAACCATCAGGGACAGCCTTGCCTTTGCCCTGGAATCCACCTACACCCTTCAAACCTTTGAAACAGGCCAGGAGGCCCTTGCCGTTATCCCAAAAAACCCGCCGGATCTGATCCTCCTTGACATCGGTCTTCCAGACATCTCGGGCATTGAAGTGCTGCAACAAATTAAGGGGACCCATCCAGGCATTCCCGTGATCATGATCACGGCCTTTGAAGAGATTACCACCGTCATAACGGCCATGAAATCCGGGGCCTACGACTATCTTGTAAAACCCCTGCATATGGACGCCCTTGAAATCGTCATCGCCAATGCCCTTGAAACGGTCAGCCTCAAAAAGGAGGTCAAAGGCCTCCAGGAACAGCTCATCCAGGAGAATCTACCCTGCTTTATCGGGGAGAGCGAGGTGATCCAGGAGATGCTGACCTTTGTGGATACGGTGGCCAAAAGTCCGGATACGCCCATCCTCATCCTCGGCGAGACCGGCACGGGCAAAGAGCTGATTGCAAGCGCCGTTCACCATCGGAGCCCAAACTTCCGGAGTAATTTTGTCACGGTGAACTGTGCGGCCATTCCCAGGGACCTGATCGAGAGCGAAATCTTCGGATACGAACGGGGTGCCTTTTCAGGAGCAAACCCCAACGGCAAACGGGGACTCATTGAGGATGCCCACAGGGGCACCCTGTTCCTGGATGAGATTGGAGATCTGAGCCTTAAAGCCCAGGCAGCGCTTTTGCGGTTCCTTGAAACCGGAGAATTTTACAGAATAGGCGGCACCCGGAAACACCACGTCCAGGCCAGAATCGTTTCCGCCACCAACAAGGACCTCGAACAGATGATCCAGGCCGAAACCTTCAGGCGGGATCTCTTCTTTCGCATCGGAGTAATCAAGCTTGAGATTCCCTCACTCAACGAACGGCGCTCGGACATCCTTTCCCTTGCCACCTTTTTCCTTGAACAATTCAACCGAAAATTTTCCAAAAAAGTAACCACTTTTTCAGAACAGGCCCTGCAAGCCATAATGACCCACCACTGGACCGGCAACGTCCGGGAACTTAAAAACATCATGGAAAGGGGTGTGCTTGTGGCAAAGGGAACCACCCTCACCCCCGGGGACCTCGGGTTCTCGGAAAAACCATCCAACGGTTCCAACGCCGACACCATGTTTGCCCCCCTTACCACCGACGGCATTGACCTGCCCCTTTTACGCCAGGAGATGGATAAATTTTATATCAAAGAATCCTTGACCCTCACCAACGGCAACGAAAGCCAGGCGGCAAAGCTTCTCAATATTAACCACCACACCTTTCGCTACCATCGAAAAAAATGCATGGACACGGATCAGGGAGAGGATAATAATCAGGGAGATGGTAGTTGA